One Clavelina lepadiformis chromosome 1, kaClaLepa1.1, whole genome shotgun sequence genomic region harbors:
- the LOC143473204 gene encoding uncharacterized protein LOC143473204 produces MRLFGNGCFAPELNGDVCPLSHFYSWEFVNCKGRAPLQRHQHVICLSGRNLYMYGGRSANGTQSDFWKYELDTGCWSVIDAVGDVPPPLEGHTIVEFEGQLYMFGGEMCFISPKDVPLWVYNPKLSTWNKRQHCDKTPIGRREHVAVIYQNDMYIHGGYIDLKGPTGSMWKYSFRKKKWNMVKAVSSGNGPLPRYKHAAIVYDDIMWMCGGLMGITAKNETQVWTWDFFTSSWSQIRTKCVPYQLFNHSVSLVDSDVYVFGGNQENGQPCSHLWKVSMKAVYGRYAQTWHKCLCKDKVTPLPSTNHCLVLLPDFQLNDLIVADHSPTMEDVVKFESLPTKPEEENSDDNRFSCGLKSLTITNYLDQKGLTFIDSKSYTKTESSDSLSEDKFEQNKAIDLYLNSAQNVSTDSNGTHQYHVHHDSKQCLLNETTKNGRNTRKTASSNYANEIIDKNVACLEVVSGINDDPFLHCKEKCSLLGFNVDHNEITHNTKSVTTTPNRLSFGDSLLPGYSYQHEKQSSNLSNCSDPDYAHVNPAFLDSPHRSLHEEDLVHKFSYNLSQVPKTWHPLKTEKRTFQTTSFIEVSKSSEKKWNESLQKKENLAKEAVVYDKGTANDSVTLPDIFLENAKILNQLEETNNVTPNFNNHQKLSKRVFSLLLIGGKEGVSNIHVHKPINIWQCELHYNL; encoded by the coding sequence ATGAGATTGTTTGGAAATGGATGTTTTGCACCAGAACTTAATGGAGATGTTTGCCCATTATCACATTTTTACTCATGGgaatttgtaaattgtaaagGACGTGCTCCGTTGCAGCGACACCAGCATGTAATTTGCTTATCTGGTAGAAACCTGTACATGTATGGAGGGCGGAGTGCAAATGGAACACAGAGTGATTTCTGGAAATATGAGTTAGATACAGGATGCTGGTCTGTGATTGATGCTGTTGGAGATGTTCCTCCACCCCTGGAAGGACATACTATTGTTGAGTTTGAGGGCCAGCTTTATATGTTTGGCGGGGAGATGTGCTTTATTTCTCCCAAAGATGTTCCACTCTGGGTATACAATCCAAAGCTGAGTACATGGAACAAACGACAACATTGTGACAAAACTCCAATTGGACGTAGGGAGCATGTTGCTGTAATTTACCAAAATGATATGTACATACATGGTGGTTATATTGACCTTAAAGGTCCCACTGGAAGTATGTGGAAATATAGTTTTCGGAAAAAGAAATGGAACATGGTGAAAGCAGTTTCAAGTGGAAATGGCCCATTACCACGTTACAAGCATGCTGCAATTGTGTACGATGATATTATGTGGATGTGTGGTGGATTAATGGGAATCACAGCAAAAAACGAAACCCAAGTTTGGACGTGGGATTTTTTCACTTCTTCTTGGAGTCAGATTCGAACAAAATGTGTTCCCTATCAGCTGTTCAATCATTCTGTTTCTTTAGTTGACAGTGATGTTTATGTGTTTGGCGGCAATCAGGAAAACGGGCAGCCTTGTTCTCACCTTTGGAAAGTTTCAATGAAAGCTGTTTATGGCAGATATGCTCAAACTTGgcataaatgtttatgtaagGACAAAGTAACACCTCTGCCATCTACAAATCACTGTCTGGTTCTGCTGCCAGATTTTCAACTAAATGATCTGATTGTTGCTGACCATTCTCCAACAATGGAAGATGTTGTTAAGTTTGAATCATTACCTACGAAGCCAGAAGAGGAAAATAGTGATGATAATAGGTTTAGCTGTGGGCTAAAGTCTTTAACTATTACCAATTACTTGGATCAAAAAGGGCTGACTTTCATAGATTCTAAAAGTTATACCAAAACAGAAAGTAGTGATTCACTCAGTGAGgataaatttgaacaaaacaaaGCAATCGACTTGTACTTAAACTCAGCACAAAATGTTTCCACTGATTCCAATGGGACTCATCAATATCATGTGCATCATGATAGCAAACAATGCTTATTAAACGAAACCACAAAAAATGGCCGTAATACACGAAAAACTGCTTCATCTAATTACGCTAATGAAATTATAGATAAAAATGTTGCTTGTCTAGAAGTTGTCAGTGGTATTAATGATGATCCATTTTTACACTGTAAGGAGAAATGCAGTTTACTGGGATTCAATGTTGATCATAATGAAATCACTCATAACACAAAAAGTGTCACTACCACTCCCAATCGCCTTTCATTTGGTGATTCTCTTTTGCCAGGTTACAGTTACCAGCATGAAAAGCAGTCATCAAATCTATCCAATTGTTCTGATCCAGACTATGCTCATGTGAATCCTGCATTTCTTGATTCACCTCATAGGAGTCTACATGAGGAAGATCTTGTACACAAATTTTCGTACAATCTCTCGCAAGTTCCTAAAACCTGGCACCCTTTGAAAACGGAAAAAAGAACGTTTCAAACCACTTCATTTATTGAAGTGTCAAAATCATCAGAAAAAAAATGGAATGAATCAttacaaaagaaagaaaatcttGCTAAGGAAGCGGTAGTGTATGATAAAGGCACAGCCAATGATTCAGTGACCCTGCCAgatatatttcttgaaaatgcCAAAATTCTTAATCAGTTGGAAGAAACCAACAACGTAACACCAAATTTTAACAACCATCAAAAATTATCTAAAAGAGTGTTTTCATTGCTTCTTATTGGCGGAAAAGAAGGTGTATCAAATATCCATGTCCACAAACCCATAAATATTTGGCAATGTGAGCTCCACTACAATCTATAG